The stretch of DNA GCAATATTAAGGCGGGTTTTTCAGGTGAAGAAAAAACTACTTCTTATTTGATGGAAGCAAATCTGACCCCGAAAGTATCTATCTACCGCCATATCAATTTGGACAATACTCAGTACGATATTATTGTTGTGACACAAAAGCTAATTTGTGTTTTAGAAGTGAAAAATATGACTGGAGAATTTTATTTCGATTCAAGCAACAAACAATTCTATCGAATCAAAAATGGGTTAAAAGAAGGGATGCGCAATCCAGAATTGCAATTACAAAGAGCGGTTAAAGTTCTACAAAAAAGACTTAATCGAAATGGAGTGGATTTTCCTGTAAAAGGACTCATTATCTTGGCAAGTCGAGCTGGAATTGTTATTGAATCTCCTACACTATTTCAAGCTGTCCCTATTGATGCTATGTGTGATTTCCTTGAGCAAATGGAATCTGACAATAGGAAATTGATGACCCATGAAGAGTTGAAAAAAGTGCGTCATATTATTAAACGTAATGGAAATAAAGTTTACGAAACGGATATTCTTGAGCACCACGGTGTTACACATTCTTCAATTAAAACGGGCGTCAGGTGTTTGAAATGCTTTGAGATATCGATGACTCGGATCTTTTCAACATGGTTATGTATTCGATGTAGCCATCGTGACAAAGGTGCTCATATTGCCGCGCTCCAAAAATTTCAATTATTGTTCGGGCGCGAAGTGAGTAGTGATCGATTAAAGTGGTGGCTGGGAATAGAAGATAAATATTTTATTAAACGGATAGTGAAGGAAGTTTCCGAAAATAGTATAGGCAGCTCACGCAATCGAACCTATGTGCTTTCATTCAAACCTTGGGTGTTAGAAACATTTTTGACTTCGGAACTGAGAAAGAATTAGGAGGTAATTGGTTAGTTGCCCCTATAAGGACAAAAGTTGCCCCCATCAACCGAATAGTTGCCCCAATAAGCATCAAAGTTGCCCCTATAACTATCAAAATCCCCAGATTAATAGAAATAAACCGAACAAGCCCCGCATATACTACCCGAAAAGGGGGGCTGCGGCATGAAATTCACAAATAAATGGATCATCGCTTGCATAATTACCGTTGGCATCATCGCAACGATACAAATCCAGGAACGAAATGACCAAACTTCACAACTTCGCACTCTGTTCACGGAAGGGAAAGACCTACAAATGGTTCGCGAGTTCGTACTCGCTCAGTTTCCAACAAGCTCAACACCAGAACTCATCCCTGTGTCTGCGCCCACAAAGGACCCTATGATACCGACGATGGCTTCGTATGAATCTATGCAACCATATGAAGAAGGCGTGCTTGTTTCCTATGATACCGCGATACAAGTAGTTGCCCGCGAAGATGGCATTATTCTGTTTACTGGGCACACCCGACATACTGGGAAAACGATGACCGTCCTTTATGATAGCGGGGATACGGTGACGTATGGATTTGTTGAGAATTTTTCTAATTTACCTTATACCGCGGTTGCTGCCAATGACTTAATTGCAGAAGTAGAGCCTGGTTCCATGTTCGTGAAAGTTGAACGTGATGGAGAATTGCTTGAACCGACTGCGATTAAGGAATGGATGAATGATGTACTTCAATAAGATTCGCATGCATCCCATCATGATCCCCATCATTATCTACCTGATTGCGACTGCACAACTCGCACATTACAGCATCATTATCGGCTCATTACTCATTCATGAGCTAGGACATATTGCGGTAGCAAAATGGACGGGCCTTAAGATGACCAGTTGCACCATTCTTCCGTATGGGGGAGAAATAAAAATTAAGAATCTTCTTTTAGCTCCGACTCATCATCAGTGGCTCATTGCGATTGCTGGGCCACTTGCAACGGCTATGCTCTATTTAGTTGCGCAACCTTTCCAATTTCCTGGACAGGCTTTTTTTAATGAAGTCCAGTTGACTATACTTGCTTTGAATTTAATTCCGATTTTGCCGCTGGACGGTGGACAAGCGCTGAAATCTATCTTGCCCAAACGTTATCACGAGACGCTATTAGCGTTGTCTATCAGTCTTTCAACACTTTTTATAGTAGTGACATTTGACCAACTCCATTTGGCATTGATTTTCACATTTATCGCATTACAAAATATTCGCTCATGGCAATATCGAAAATATGAGGAAGCATTCTATAAAATTGTGACGAAGCAGTTGACGCTGCCTTAGCATTATGGTAAAGTTTTAATGTTATTGTTTGTAGCACCCGTGCTACTACAACCGCTCTGAAGAGGTTAAAGTATCTGCAAAGATCACCTCATTTTAAGGCGAGTCTGAGTCTAAGAGGAGGTGCAGTAAAATGTACGCAATTATCGAAACTGGTGGTAAGCAAATCAAAGTTGAAAAAGGTCAAGAAATCTACATCGAAAAATTAGGTGTTGATGCTGAAGACGTTTTCACATTTGACAAAGTATTATTCGTAGGTGGAGACAACGTGAAAGTTGGAGTTCCTTTCGTTGAAGGAGCAACAGTTAAAGCTACAGTCGTGAAAAACGGCCGCGGTAAAAAAATCACAGTTTTCAAATACAAAGCGAAAAAGAACTACCGTAAAAAACAAGGTCATCGTCAACCTTACACAAAACTTGTGATTGATTCAATCAACCTATAAGATGTGTGAACGATGATAACTGTAACGATTGAAAAAGATCAATCCAATCACATTCATTCTTTTGAAATGAAAGGCCATGCAGAATTTGCCGAGCATGGAAAAGATTTAGTCTGTGCAGCTGCAACCGCTGTTTCTTTTGGGGCAGTCAATGCAATCGCTGAACTTACGAAAGTCCTTCCAGACGTGAAGCAAGGGCAAGACGGTGGGTTTCTCAAAGTCTCGTTTCCGCAAGATCTGGTTTCAACTGTGAATGATCAAGTGCAATTAATTGTACAAGCGATGATTGTTTCTTTACAAACGATTGAACAAGATTATGGACAATATATAAAAATAACCTTCAAAAAGTAGGGGGTGAAACAAATGATGTTAAGATTAGATCTTCAGTTTTTCGCATCGAAAAAAGGAGTAGGTTCGACTCGTAACGGACGTGACTCACAATCAAAACGCCTTGGCGCTAAACGTGCTGATGGTCAAATGGTTTCAGGTGGTTCAATTTTATACCGTCAACGCGGTACTAAAATTTATCCAGGTGAAAACGTAGGCCGTGGTGGAGATGACACACTTTTTGCGAAAGTTGACGGAGTTGTACGCTTTGAGCGTTATGGCCGCGACAAGAAAAAAGTTAGTGTATATCCTGTAGCTCAAGAAGCTTAATTCAAACAGCCAAAGGACTGCATAACTGCAGTCCTTTTTCTTTTTATCAAAAAGTGTTTACATTTGCATAGAAAACTCTAGATTAGAGGAACTCTATGTCTAGCTCCAAGCACATACCTGCACCTACGGGTCGGTCCCTCATGCGAAGGTAAGCGTTCGAATTGGTTACTCCTGCGGTTACTCGTCGCAGAGGAAACCTTGCTCCTGCGATTACTCGTCGCAAAGGAAACCTTCCTTTCAGCGTCGGCGTCAAGTTAGACTTGTGCTTTGCGCTTTTCTTTTTTGCAACAAAATCGCTTTATTTCTTGGTATACTTAGGAATTGAGACTAGCATAATGGAGAGTGTGATGTATGACCGAAAAAACGTTTTCAATAAATGAGGCACTGCGATTTGCACGCCATGATTTTTTGAATCAGTTGCAACTAATCAAAATGAATATTGATCTTGCACGACTGGAAGACGCAAAGGCGGCAATAGATCACTACTCAACAGAAGCTAAAGCGTTTTATGAACTTTCGAAAATGGATTTACCACGCACGACAGAGTGGCTTCAGACTGCCAATTGGCGTTTCCCTGGATTTCAAGTAAGCATTTCCAATAACATCGAATCAGATTGCAACCTATTGTTGGATGAGCAGGTCCAAGATGTACTTGAACAAACAACAAAACTGTTACACGAACAATTAAATCCTTATACAGAACAACTATTGCACATTCATATAGTGTGTAACCCGACGACATTTAAACTGACGTTTGATGCGAACGGAGAATGGGAACCCATTCAGCAAGAACTTTCAAAAGAATCACAAGTTTCACTGACCCATGAATGCAAAACGACCAAGAATTGGCGTTTTCATATAGAGGAAAGCAAGGAGGGATAGTCAATGTTTGTCGATCACGTAAAGATATTCATTAAAGGCGGAGATGGCGGAGATGGTATGGTCGCGTTTCGTCGTGAAAAGTATGTACCAAATGGTGGTCCTGCAGGTGGAGATGGTGGCCGCGGAGGGAACGTAATCTTTGAAGTTGAAGAAGGATTACGTACGTTAATGGATTTCCGTTATAAACGTCATTTCAAAGCAGACCGTGGCGATCACGGACAAAGTAAAGGAATGCACGGACGTGGAGCGGAAGATTTAATCGTTAAAGTTCCACCTGGTACAGTCGTAATGGCTGAAGAAGGCGGACCGGTACTGGCTGATTTAGTTGAGCATGGTCAAAGAGCGGTTATTGCAAAAGGTGGCCGTGGAGGGCGCGGGAACTGCCGTTTTGCAACACCTCAAAATCCAGCACCTGAGCTGTCTGAAAAAGGCGAACCAGGACAAGAAATTGAAGTGGTTTTAGAGCTTAAAGTATTGGCTGATGTAGGTTTAGTTGGATTCCCAAGCGTTGGGAAATCTACATTGCTGTCTGTCGTATCAGCAGCGAAACCAAAAATTGCAGCGTATCATTTTACAACAATCGTTCCTAACCTTGGAATGGTTGAAACAACTGATGGTCGTAGCTTTGCGATGGCCGATTTGCCAGGTCTTATCGAAGGCGCAAGCCAAGGTGTAGGTCTTGGACATCAATTTCTTCGTCATATCGAACGTACACGCGTAATCGTTCACGTAATTGATATGTCTGGTATTGAAGGTCGCGATCCTTATGATGATTATGTGACGATTAATGAAGAACTTCGTCAATACAACTTGCGTTTGACGGAACGTCCTCAATTGATTGTAGCGAACAAAATGGACATGCCTGATGCAGAAGAAAATTTGGCTGAATTCCGTAAGAAATTACCGGAAGATGTGAAAATTTTCCCGATTTCGGCACTTTCACGCAAAGGGTTGAATGAACTTTTATTCGCAGTTGCAGATTTACTTGAAGTA from Paenisporosarcina sp. FSL H8-0542 encodes:
- a CDS encoding nuclease-related domain-containing protein, translated to MKLHELEVLRICILKSRMEKSAKVDSSYRNIKAGFSGEEKTTSYLMEANLTPKVSIYRHINLDNTQYDIIVVTQKLICVLEVKNMTGEFYFDSSNKQFYRIKNGLKEGMRNPELQLQRAVKVLQKRLNRNGVDFPVKGLIILASRAGIVIESPTLFQAVPIDAMCDFLEQMESDNRKLMTHEELKKVRHIIKRNGNKVYETDILEHHGVTHSSIKTGVRCLKCFEISMTRIFSTWLCIRCSHRDKGAHIAALQKFQLLFGREVSSDRLKWWLGIEDKYFIKRIVKEVSENSIGSSRNRTYVLSFKPWVLETFLTSELRKN
- a CDS encoding site-2 protease family protein translates to MIPIIIYLIATAQLAHYSIIIGSLLIHELGHIAVAKWTGLKMTSCTILPYGGEIKIKNLLLAPTHHQWLIAIAGPLATAMLYLVAQPFQFPGQAFFNEVQLTILALNLIPILPLDGGQALKSILPKRYHETLLALSISLSTLFIVVTFDQLHLALIFTFIALQNIRSWQYRKYEEAFYKIVTKQLTLP
- the rplU gene encoding 50S ribosomal protein L21; the encoded protein is MYAIIETGGKQIKVEKGQEIYIEKLGVDAEDVFTFDKVLFVGGDNVKVGVPFVEGATVKATVVKNGRGKKITVFKYKAKKNYRKKQGHRQPYTKLVIDSINL
- a CDS encoding ribosomal-processing cysteine protease Prp, yielding MITVTIEKDQSNHIHSFEMKGHAEFAEHGKDLVCAAATAVSFGAVNAIAELTKVLPDVKQGQDGGFLKVSFPQDLVSTVNDQVQLIVQAMIVSLQTIEQDYGQYIKITFKK
- the rpmA gene encoding 50S ribosomal protein L27 yields the protein MLRLDLQFFASKKGVGSTRNGRDSQSKRLGAKRADGQMVSGGSILYRQRGTKIYPGENVGRGGDDTLFAKVDGVVRFERYGRDKKKVSVYPVAQEA
- a CDS encoding Spo0B domain-containing protein yields the protein MTEKTFSINEALRFARHDFLNQLQLIKMNIDLARLEDAKAAIDHYSTEAKAFYELSKMDLPRTTEWLQTANWRFPGFQVSISNNIESDCNLLLDEQVQDVLEQTTKLLHEQLNPYTEQLLHIHIVCNPTTFKLTFDANGEWEPIQQELSKESQVSLTHECKTTKNWRFHIEESKEG
- the obgE gene encoding GTPase ObgE, yielding MFVDHVKIFIKGGDGGDGMVAFRREKYVPNGGPAGGDGGRGGNVIFEVEEGLRTLMDFRYKRHFKADRGDHGQSKGMHGRGAEDLIVKVPPGTVVMAEEGGPVLADLVEHGQRAVIAKGGRGGRGNCRFATPQNPAPELSEKGEPGQEIEVVLELKVLADVGLVGFPSVGKSTLLSVVSAAKPKIAAYHFTTIVPNLGMVETTDGRSFAMADLPGLIEGASQGVGLGHQFLRHIERTRVIVHVIDMSGIEGRDPYDDYVTINEELRQYNLRLTERPQLIVANKMDMPDAEENLAEFRKKLPEDVKIFPISALSRKGLNELLFAVADLLEVTEEFLIHEMAEEESDKTVLYKHQSERDGFEISRDDDGAYVLSGSSIERLFKMTDFSREDAIRRFARQLRGMGVDEALRERGAENGDTVRLLEFEFEFIE